The Geobacter sp. AOG2 genome includes a window with the following:
- a CDS encoding HAMP domain-containing sensor histidine kinase, producing the protein MFKSLTTRIIATTIVLLVGGIFIYTFFNVRQQQSQLIETARESTELLLHTVENSIYNTMHLGNVQDVSSILAMVGQHNQLVGVRIFHPHGVILRSSNPAEVGKVVGTDDYRLYLNPKHYGIFDLPPYGEVLSMVKPIYNEAACHACHGSKAKVIGILNVDYSLYRTKMQMLEASRIFIASSVAITFFLSVTISLILFKFVKKPLDSMTANMSRVENGDLSVRIDYRGTDEIGKLVDSFNSMVDRLDVAKKELEQYHFQQLERADRLASIGEMAAGIAHEIKNPLAGISAAVSIIKDDLDADDPRSGILKEVLQQVQRLDKTVNDLLFFGKPSVPELACIDIGDVIEKTLKFASQHRGVMHIERKLEFAPNLPTVYADGKQMQQVFLNLILNAFQAMSDGGTLTISTGLTTRQGRDHVRIDVADTGPGIPSQIQEKIFTPFFTTKAQGTGLGLPICYKLINLHNGFFTVSNNTPRGTVFTIELPACSVHDIDESRSEHEA; encoded by the coding sequence GTGTTCAAGAGCCTGACAACCCGCATTATCGCCACAACGATCGTCCTGCTCGTGGGTGGCATCTTTATCTATACCTTCTTCAACGTCCGGCAGCAGCAGTCCCAGTTGATCGAGACGGCCCGCGAGAGCACCGAACTGCTGCTCCATACCGTTGAAAACAGTATTTACAACACCATGCACCTGGGAAATGTTCAGGACGTGAGTTCCATCCTGGCCATGGTCGGGCAACACAACCAACTGGTCGGCGTGCGCATCTTCCATCCCCATGGCGTGATCCTGCGCTCATCCAACCCGGCCGAGGTCGGCAAGGTGGTCGGCACGGATGACTACCGGCTGTACCTTAATCCCAAGCATTACGGCATCTTCGACCTTCCCCCCTACGGGGAGGTGCTGTCGATGGTCAAGCCGATTTACAATGAAGCGGCCTGCCATGCCTGCCACGGCAGCAAGGCCAAGGTCATCGGCATCCTCAATGTCGACTATTCGCTCTACCGGACCAAGATGCAGATGCTGGAGGCGTCGCGCATCTTTATCGCCTCATCGGTCGCCATCACCTTTTTCCTGTCGGTCACTATCTCTCTGATACTTTTCAAATTCGTCAAAAAGCCTCTGGACAGCATGACCGCCAACATGTCGCGTGTTGAAAACGGCGACCTGAGTGTGCGCATCGATTATCGCGGCACCGATGAGATCGGCAAGCTGGTCGATAGTTTCAATTCCATGGTGGACCGGCTCGACGTCGCCAAAAAAGAGTTGGAGCAGTATCATTTTCAGCAATTGGAGCGTGCGGACCGCTTGGCTTCCATAGGTGAAATGGCGGCGGGCATCGCTCACGAGATCAAGAATCCGTTGGCGGGCATCTCCGCCGCAGTGAGCATCATCAAGGACGACCTCGATGCCGACGACCCGCGCAGCGGCATTCTCAAGGAGGTGCTGCAACAGGTGCAGCGTCTGGACAAGACGGTCAACGATCTGCTCTTTTTCGGCAAACCGTCGGTCCCTGAACTGGCCTGCATCGACATCGGGGATGTTATCGAGAAGACCCTCAAGTTCGCTTCCCAGCATCGCGGGGTGATGCATATCGAGCGAAAGCTGGAGTTCGCCCCGAACCTTCCCACCGTGTATGCCGACGGCAAGCAGATGCAGCAGGTCTTCCTCAACCTCATCCTGAACGCCTTCCAGGCCATGAGCGACGGAGGCACGCTGACCATCAGCACCGGCCTGACCACGCGCCAGGGACGAGATCATGTGCGGATAGACGTGGCCGACACCGGCCCCGGCATCCCTTCCCAGATACAGGAAAAGATCTTCACGCCCTTTTTTACCACCAAGGCACAGGGCACCGGCCTGGGGTTGCCGATCTGCTACAAGCTGATCAATCTTCACAACGGTTTTTTTACCGTTTCGAACAATACCCCGCGGGGTACCGTATTCACCATAGAGCTGCCGGCCTGCAGCGTTCATGACATCGATGAGTCAAGGAGTGAGCATGAAGCGTAA